The Acidimicrobiia bacterium DNA segment GACCTGCGTCTGCGGAAGGCGCCGCTTGTCGAGGTTGCGAGCGCGCCTGGGACCCGCGTGCTGCCACGAGGTCGGACCTTCGTCCACGAGTGGGCGATCGAGCGCCCTGGGCGAGTCGAACCATGGCACCGCGATGCAGTCCTGCCATTCATGGCTCTCAACCGGAATCGCCTTGCCGTTCGCATCGACCTTTCCCAGCAGCTTTCCAACCCGCAGCTTGCACGCATGGTCCTCGCGCTTCGAGAGCGCGTCCACCACGACCGGCTGGAATTCGAGCGCCTCGACGAGCTCCGAGCTCCGCACCCGGTAGATGCTCCAGCCGAGCGGAGGCTTGTTGTCGGTATCGGGGGAAGTCGCCACGAGTCGTAGCCGCTCGTCAGCATCGGCGGCCGCTTTCGACTCGGCCGAGTGCGTGACGAAGTAGCGGACCCCTAACAGCTGGAGCCAGCGAACGCCGAGCGAGAATTCTGTCGAGTCGCGGTATGGCAGACCTCGAACCGCGTTGGACGCGTTGCCGGGCGCGGCAAGCGTGGCGACCGTCATGAAGTGGTACGGCGTCGTCGCTGACGCCTCGTAGTACACGCCCTCCATCGACCCGATGCGCCCGTCGGTCCAATACGGCAGCAGCATCAAGGCCAGCGGAGATCCGTACTCGTTGAGCTGCGTGTTTCCCTCCCAGGTGGCTCGCCCAGGCGGGAGGCTGTCGAGCGCGTCGATGAGGGACCGGTACTCCGGGTACGCCTTCGGGATCGTCTTGCCGCCGCCAGTCGTGTCCTCGTAGCCCAGGTAGTTCCAGTTGATCCAACCGGTGAGGAACCCGTCGGTTCGGTTCTTCTCCTGGTTCACATCGACCAACACGCCGATGGCGATGATCGGGGTGAGCAACGCGATCGTCACGGCACGAAGGAGCTTCGGCGACGTCACGGTCCCCCACTCGAGGGCGAACTTTCGCGCGAGCCATCCGGCGCCGCGGATCAGCTCGGACACGCCGAGGCCCATGAGCAGGAACACCGACACGTACCAGAAGGGCAGGAGCCGGAGGTTCCACACGGTGGTGGTCTGCACGTCTTCCCAGAACCGGAAGAGGACAGCACTGACGAGCGCCAGGAAGAGCAGCGCTCCCACGGTCTGCGCGTGTCGACCGCGGCGCACGACAGCGCCCGCGATCGCGATGCCGGTGAGGGTCAAGGCGCCCCACTCCCAGGGCATCCAGCCACCGACGAACTCCCACGGCAGCGCGGCGCCCTCGTCCACGCCCGTCAGTGACGGCGGGAAGAGGTAGCGCTCCGGATCGAGGTTCTGGTGGTCCTTGCACGTCGGGACGCCGGGCTTGTTGGCCTTCTCGGAGCAGGCGATCGCGTCGTAGCGCATGTCGGTCGTGTAACCCAGGGTCGCGACGAGGGGCAGCGCCCAGACCGCGCTCAGAAGGGCACCGACCGCGCCGATGGCCAGCGCTCGGCGCAGGTTGAACCACGGGCGATACGCAAGCCACACCGCAAACGCACCGACCGCGGCGAAGATCGCCACGATGAGGTGGCTCGTCACCGTGGCCGCGAGGAGAACGGCAGGAACCCATCGGAGCCGCCCGGTGCGAAGCGTGTACGCGAACATGCCCATGAAGGCGAGCGCGAGTGCCAGGGCGATCGTGAACGAGAACTCGCCGGCCAGGTTGCTCGCGAGCGTTCCCCCCGCGATGCGCTGGTTGAACGCGAGCGTCTCATCGCTCCCTGTGAAGAAGAGCCACGCGGTCGCGGCAACTGCGAAGCCGGCGGGCGCAGGATTCGGCGCGCGAATCCCGCGCCCGAAGACGTACGCGCCGAACGGAAGGAGGACCGGTCCGAGCGCGGTGATGAGCTTGAACGCGACGTTGTACGGCAGGACGACGTCGAGGACGATGATCAGCAGCGCCGGAAACGGGAAGTAGAACTGGCCGGCCGGGAACCCGGCATAGAAATCGGGGCTCCACCCGGCAAGCCGCCACGGCAACAGGTGGTCACGCAGGTAGGCCGGCCACCACACGTGCGCGGCGGTGTCGCCCCCCGACGGTGTCGTGTTGCGGAACAGCAGGTGCGGCTCCAGTTGCACGAAGACGAAGGCGCAGCACGCCGACAGGACGAGAAGGCCGACCCAGAGGTCGACCCGGTGGATCCACTCGGGTATCGGCCGGGACGGCGGGGGTGGCGGTGGAACGTCGGCCGTCGCCTCCCGCTCTGCCACGGCCGTCATGGGGACCAGCCTTGCAGGGCCGACGTGACGCGCCGGGGTCGCCCGAGCGCGCTCCCCGCGTCTTTACGTGTGGCTGGCGAGCTCGAGCACCCGCGTGAGCGGGATGTGCCCCTCGGCCGACTCCCAGGTCTGGGACTCGCAACGGCCGCAACGGCGGAACGTGAGCTGGGACCCGCCGACTCGAATGCGGATCTCGATGAGCGCACCCTTCGAGCACGAATCACATTGCATTTCCGACCTCCCAGTCGTCGCTCGCAGGGACGTATCGGCAGCGGAGGCTCGAAAACTTGAGCCGGTGGAGCATCCCGGATGCAAGGGATCTCAAGGCTCGAGGTCGAACAGCAGGCCGATCGCGGCCAGGAGGTTGAACCCGGCATGGAGGTAGATCGACTGCGAGAGGCTCCTGGTCTCGACCGCCCGCCAGGCCGAGATCAGGCCGAGCAGGAGCAGGGCCGGGACCGCGAAACCAGAGCCGGGGTCGAGGAGGACGTGGACGACGGCGAAGATCAGCGCCGAGACGAAGATGGCCCGCTCCGCGGGAAGGCGCCGTTGGAGGCTGCGCAGCAGCGCCCCGCGGAACAGCAGCTCCTCGCCGATCGGCGCGATCAACAGCACCCCGAATGCCAGGAGCCCTGCTTCGAGGCCGCTGGCTTCGTCGAAGATGCGGACCACATCCTGTGACCGCTCTTCGAGGCCACCGAGCTCGAGGATCGGCTGCACCATCGCCACCGAGACGATCGCCAGCCCGAAGCCGGCCGCCAGCCATCCCGAGTCGGCCAGTCGGAGACGCAGACCGAAGTCGGCCGTCAGGCTCCCCCGCCCCTTTCTCAGCGCGACGAACGCGAGCATCCCGACGGCGGCCCCGGTCTGGAACACGAGCCCGACGAACGTGGCCAACGCCTCGTCGCGAGGTAACAGCTCGCCGTTGGTGATGAAGGGGGCGAGCGCGAGGGCTGCGGCCACGAGCGACACGAACCACGCAATGGCGGCATCCGAGATCCCCCACCGGGGTGGGGTCGTGCTCGGCACCGGGGTCGCGCCCGCGCCGTCCATGCATTCACGGTACCGGCGCGCCCGTCGGGTGCCGTGGAATCCCGAGGACACGGGGGCGTAGACGGGGCCGTACGATGGGGAACTCGGATCGGCGCGTACGCCGGTTCGACCCCTCAGGAGCCCCCATGAGCCGCCCTCCGAACGAGATGCCCCAGGGTCGACGTTCCGCGGGCGGACCCGACCGGCGACCGGGTGATCGGCAGGGTCCCCCCGCGCCCGCACCGTGGGCGCGCACGCTGCCCTGGATCCTCATCGCGCTGCTCATCGGCGTGTTCGCGCTGACCAACGTGTTCTCGGCCGAGACCAGTGGCGCGAAGGAGCTCACCTTCTCCGAGTTCCGCGACGAGGTCGGCGCCGGGCGTGTCAAGAAGGTCGAGTTCGACACGACCACCGGCGACATCACCGGCCAGTTCAGGACCGCACAGGACGACACGAAGGACTTCACGAGCAAGGGACCGGCGCAGGATCTTCCCGAGGCGGTGGTCGACGAGCTCGAGGAACAGAACGTCGACCTCGAGTACACGACGCCGACGTCGAACTTCTTCCTCGACCTGCTCCCGCTCATGCTGCCGATCCTGGTGATCGTCGGCCTGTTCATGTGGATGAGCCGACGCGCCCAGGGCCAGATGGGTGCGGTGATGAACATCGGCCGCAGCCGGGCGAAGGTCTACAACACCGAGAAGCCCAAGACGACGTTCGAGGACGTTGCCGGCTACGGCCCGGTGAAGGCCGAGATCGCCGAGGTCGTGGACTTCCTCAAGCATCCCGGCAAGTTCAAGCAGATCGGCGCGCGCATCCCGAAGGGTGTGCTGCTGGTCGGCCCGCCGGGTACCGGCAAGACGCTCATCGCCCGCGCGGTCGCCGGGGAGGCCGGCGTGCCGTTCGTGTCGGTCACCGGGTCCGACTTCATGGAGATGTTCGTGGGCGTCGGCGCCGCTCGCGTGCGCGACCTGTTCCAGACCGCGCGCAAGCAGGCACCAGCGATCGTCTTCGTCGACGAGATCGACTCGATCGGGCGCAAGCGCGGCGCCGGTCTCGGTGGTGGCCACGACGAGCGCGAACAGACGCTGAACCAGATGCTCGCGGAGATGGATGGGTTCGAGGCCACCGAAGGCATCGTGATGCTCGCGGCGACCAACCGTCCCGACGTGCTCGACTCCGCACTGCTGCGGCCCGGTCGCTTCGACCGCCAAGTCGTCGTGCCGCTCCCGACCCAGGAGGAGCGCGCCGACATCCTCAGGGTCCACATGCGCGACAAGAAGATCGGCCCCGACGTGGACGTCAATGTGATCGCGCGCGGCACCCCGGGCATGGCCGGCGCCGACCTCGCCAACCTCGTCAACGAGGCCGCGCTGTTCGCGGTGCGCAGAGGGTTGGCAGAGGTCCACGCCGAAGACTTCGACGCGGCACGCGATCGAGTGCTCATGGGTCTCAAGCGCGAGTCGATGGCCATCAACGAGGAAGAGAAGGAAGTCATCGCGTACCACGAAGGTGGGCACGCGGTCCTGGCGTATGTGCTCGATCACTCCGACCCGGTGCACAAGGTGACGATCCTCCCTACCGGCATGGCCCTGGGCGTCACCCAGCAGCTTCCCGAAGAGGAGAAGCACATCTACAAGCGCGAGTACATCGCCGATTCCATCGCGGTGGCTCTGGGCGGGCGCATCGCCGAGGAAGTGGTGTTCGGCCATGTGTCCACGGGCGCCCAGAACGACCTCGTGCGCATCACCGAGATGGCCCGCAAGATGGTGCGCGAATGGGGGATGTCAGAGCGCATCGGCCCGATGGCCTGGGGGGCACAAGGCGCGGTCTTCCTCGGCGAAGACCTCGTGCACACCCGCGACTACTCCGACGACACCGCGCGCGTCATCGACGAAGAGGTCGAGCGCATCCTGCGCGAGGAGGAGAGCAGGGCCCGACGGGTGGTGCGCCTCCACCGCCGCGGGCTCGACGCGGTCGCGAAGGCGCTCCTCGAGCGGGAGACCCTCGACGGCGCCGAGGTGGGCGCGCTCGTCGACGAGGCGATGGGGCGCAAGGCCGGCGGCTTCCGCAAGGTCAAGCGCGCCGACGGCAGCGTCGTCGAGATGCGGCCGGCGGTGGACAACGGAGCCAAGAAGGAGCGCAAGGCACCGGCCACCCCGCGGCGGGCGACGCGCGCTCGCTAGCTGCTTCCTTCGGACCACTCAGACTTCGAGCTCGCCGAGCGTTGGCTCTGGGGTCGTGCCTGGGGATCTGACTTCGGCTACTGCTGCCCAGAGGTCGGTGGCTGTGGTCGCGCCGATGAACGCTCGGTGGACGACGCCGTCGTGGTCGGCGACGAGGATCATCGGGATCGCGCTGATGTCGTAGCGCTCGTGGAGGTCTCGGTCGGCCTCGAAGGAGCATTCGGCCGTCGCGACCTGGGAACACTCGAGCACCTCCACCTTTGGCCCGAGTCCCTGACAACCTGCGCACGTCGCGGACGAGAAGTACGCGACGAGCCACGACGCGTCCGACCTCGGAAAGTCGGCCCGAGCGAGCTGGCGGGGAATGGGATGGGCGTCACGCGGTGGCGCCTCGGGCGGACGGCGACGAAGCCGCCACGCGACGAGCGCGGCGACCGCGAGGATCGCCGCCGCGACACCAAGCCGAACTCCCATCAGCTTCCCCGCTCACGGCGCTGCGCGCCCTCATTGGTCGCCGTCGCGAGCGACGGCGCCGTGCTCCGGCGGTCGGCAAAGCCGCCGCCTCCGCCGGGCCGCACCTCTCCACTTCGGCGAACGGTTCGCTGCGATCGCCGCACGATACGTGCGTCGCGGCCGCTCACCTCAGGGATCGGGGATGCCGGACGACATCGAGATGCCGGCCCCCAGGATGAGCCGACCGACGACGATGAGACCGTCGGCCTCGATCACGATCACCTGATCGGGGCGGATCCCGATCTCGGAGAGGCGGAACTCCGCCCGTTCGCCGGGTCCGACCGCTCGCGCCGGTGCGCTGACCGGGCTGTTCGGATCGCCCGCCGTGTAGGCATAGAGCTGCACGGTCAGCGGACGGTTCGTCACGTTGACCGCACTGATCACGGCCTCGCTTGCGTCATCTGGGCGGCCGACCGCGAACGCCCACCGTCGAGCAACGGTGGCGGATCCGTGCGTGCTCGCGACACCCGTGACCACGGCGGGCACGGCCCATGTTCCGAACGCCTCAACGACAACGGGCGCGCCGCGCGTCACGCGCACATCGACCGTGTACGTGCTCCCGACCGGAACTCGGTTGATGAGATCGACGCGCTCCACGCTCTCACCAGGCACATCAACGGATTCGGGCTCGAGTGCGGTCTCGCCATCGACAACGACGCGCACGTCGACCTGCGCAGCCGTCGCGGCGAAGTTGGCGATCGAAATGGATTGGGTCACTCCCGATTGACCGTCGCCCACCGGGAACGACCAGCGCAACGCAGCGCCAGTGACGCCGAGCGACGCGGCGAAGCCGCGGCGGATGTCGATGCCGTCGAACTTCAACGATCGCTCCGCGACGATCCGACCGATGCGCGCGTGGACGGCGATGGCCAGCTCCTCTTCGCGGAGCACCTGTTCGTGCACTGCCACAGAGACCCGCGACCGACGCGGCACAGCGAGAGACTCCGTGGCGCCGGGAGACTCCTCCCCCGAGGTCGTGAGGAACGACACGTCGACGATGGCGTCCTCCCCGAACGGGTTGAACAGCGTGAGCCACTCCTGGGCTCCGAGCACCGTCGTTCCGCCCGCGAAGAACCAATCGCGTGCGGCAGCACGCGCACACGGACCGACCGCGACATCGTTGTTGGCGCGCAGCTCGTGCTCGACGATCGCCGGGCCGCCGAGCACTTCGACCACCACACCCGGGTCGTCGTCTTCGGCCAGATCAGCCACCGGGACTCGCTCCTGAGCGAGCGGAGGGATCTGGCGGTGCTCAACGGCAGGAGTGTGGTCAGGGCCCCGCAACACCGTCACGGTCGCATCGACGGGTCGCGTCGCAAGGTTCGCGATCAAGATGGTCTCCGTGGCGCGACCGGTCTCCGTCGAGCTGCCCTCGGAGCAGAACCATGCAACCGAGACCGCGTCGTCGCCGGGCACGGTCGGCCCGTCGATCGCCGAGGTGAGCGTCGGGAAGGAAGGCAGCGTCCTCGAGGAGCCCCGCTCCGCCACGACCACGCCCACGGCAAGCAGCGCGACGAGCACGAGCGCCGGGATGCGAGGAACGGGGCGGGACGGCCGTCGACTCACTGGCCCTCCCAGAAGTCGGCATCGCCGAAATCGATCTCTTCCTGGATCCGGCGCCGCTCGCGCCGCTCTTCACGGTGGGGGCGAACGCGCACCTTGGCCAGCTTGCGGCGACCCCACGCCCACCACGTCAATGCGACCACCCACAACGCCGCCTGGAACAGGAGCAGCCCATAGCGTCGGGATTGACCGGAGTGCCGGAAGGACACTCCGCCGCGGGCTTCGTGCGTGAACGCATTCGTGTAGCCGAACGCGCGTCCGTGCGGGAGATCCGTGTCGTCGACGCGTGCGCTCCAACCATCGTCATAGGCCTCGGCAAGCAGCAGCGTCCCTGGTTTCACGGAGCCACCGCGAACCGGGCGAGCGCGCGCCAAATCGACACGTACGGCGCTGCGCAGCGGATCGACCCCTCCGATCGGCACGGGATCGGAGTTGTCCGCGGCGACAATTGCTCGCGCAGGAACCCAGGCAAGGTTCTCGTACAGGACGAGGCCGGGCTCGCTGCCGAGACGCGCCAGGTCGAGCTGGTTGCCGAGCGCGCCCGCGACGCCTGGTGGCTCCGGTCCGCGTTCGCCGTCCAGTCCATTGCGACGCGCCAACGCCACGTAGCGAATCCCCGACGGCGCGAGCATCCGACCGAACCGGCTCGTCTGCCCGGCGCGCACCGAACGGAGCGCTCGCTCGATCACGCGGTCGGCCGATGTCTCTGGTGCGCGCAAGAGCTCACGCGCGTCACCCGGACCATTTCGGGTCATCGACCACGACAACGTCGCGTCGACCTCCATCGGATCGAGCGGCAGCGCCTCCGCCGCGCCGACCCAGAGGATGCGGAACTCACCCTCGTCGAGCGCGTCTCCGGTGAACGACAGGACCGGCGCCCAGGAGTCGGGTGCGCGCCATCGCCCGTCGACAACGTCGCCAAGGAAGCCGAACGACGCGAGCACGAGGCCGAGCGCGCCGATCACGCCGCCGGCCTGCGCCGGTCCGACGCGGGATTGCTTGAGGCGCTCACCCAAGGCGGTGATCCCGAGTCCGGCTGCGATCGCGATGCCGAGCGCCGCAAGCGCGAGCCCGGCCTCTGGCACAACGGTCGGCGAGTCCGGAGCCACCGCCGCGGGGATGACAGCCACCGCGTACCCCGCGATCGCCATCATCCAGGCGCGCGTGACCCACGCGAGACGTGGTCCGTTCGCGATGAGCATTCCAGCGACAGCTGCGGCAAGCACCCCCCAGCTCGCCACGCCCGCGCCGTTCGGTCCGCTCTCGAAGCGGAGGACCGCGGAGATCGACAGGTCGGGTCGGAACCCGAGGCCGAGCGCGCCAGGATCGTCGCTCGAGTCCAGCAACGTTCCGGTCCACGGGATGAGGAGCACCGCGGCGCCAATCACGCCGATCAGCGCGGCTCCG contains these protein-coding regions:
- a CDS encoding CPBP family intramembrane glutamic endopeptidase translates to MDGAGATPVPSTTPPRWGISDAAIAWFVSLVAAALALAPFITNGELLPRDEALATFVGLVFQTGAAVGMLAFVALRKGRGSLTADFGLRLRLADSGWLAAGFGLAIVSVAMVQPILELGGLEERSQDVVRIFDEASGLEAGLLAFGVLLIAPIGEELLFRGALLRSLQRRLPAERAIFVSALIFAVVHVLLDPGSGFAVPALLLLGLISAWRAVETRSLSQSIYLHAGFNLLAAIGLLFDLEP
- the ftsH gene encoding ATP-dependent zinc metalloprotease FtsH — its product is MSRPPNEMPQGRRSAGGPDRRPGDRQGPPAPAPWARTLPWILIALLIGVFALTNVFSAETSGAKELTFSEFRDEVGAGRVKKVEFDTTTGDITGQFRTAQDDTKDFTSKGPAQDLPEAVVDELEEQNVDLEYTTPTSNFFLDLLPLMLPILVIVGLFMWMSRRAQGQMGAVMNIGRSRAKVYNTEKPKTTFEDVAGYGPVKAEIAEVVDFLKHPGKFKQIGARIPKGVLLVGPPGTGKTLIARAVAGEAGVPFVSVTGSDFMEMFVGVGAARVRDLFQTARKQAPAIVFVDEIDSIGRKRGAGLGGGHDEREQTLNQMLAEMDGFEATEGIVMLAATNRPDVLDSALLRPGRFDRQVVVPLPTQEERADILRVHMRDKKIGPDVDVNVIARGTPGMAGADLANLVNEAALFAVRRGLAEVHAEDFDAARDRVLMGLKRESMAINEEEKEVIAYHEGGHAVLAYVLDHSDPVHKVTILPTGMALGVTQQLPEEEKHIYKREYIADSIAVALGGRIAEEVVFGHVSTGAQNDLVRITEMARKMVREWGMSERIGPMAWGAQGAVFLGEDLVHTRDYSDDTARVIDEEVERILREEESRARRVVRLHRRGLDAVAKALLERETLDGAEVGALVDEAMGRKAGGFRKVKRADGSVVEMRPAVDNGAKKERKAPATPRRATRAR
- a CDS encoding thioredoxin family protein is translated as MGVRLGVAAAILAVAALVAWRLRRRPPEAPPRDAHPIPRQLARADFPRSDASWLVAYFSSATCAGCQGLGPKVEVLECSQVATAECSFEADRDLHERYDISAIPMILVADHDGVVHRAFIGATTATDLWAAVAEVRSPGTTPEPTLGELEV
- a CDS encoding DUF5719 family protein, with translation MSRRPSRPVPRIPALVLVALLAVGVVVAERGSSRTLPSFPTLTSAIDGPTVPGDDAVSVAWFCSEGSSTETGRATETILIANLATRPVDATVTVLRGPDHTPAVEHRQIPPLAQERVPVADLAEDDDPGVVVEVLGGPAIVEHELRANNDVAVGPCARAAARDWFFAGGTTVLGAQEWLTLFNPFGEDAIVDVSFLTTSGEESPGATESLAVPRRSRVSVAVHEQVLREEELAIAVHARIGRIVAERSLKFDGIDIRRGFAASLGVTGAALRWSFPVGDGQSGVTQSISIANFAATAAQVDVRVVVDGETALEPESVDVPGESVERVDLINRVPVGSTYTVDVRVTRGAPVVVEAFGTWAVPAVVTGVASTHGSATVARRWAFAVGRPDDASEAVISAVNVTNRPLTVQLYAYTAGDPNSPVSAPARAVGPGERAEFRLSEIGIRPDQVIVIEADGLIVVGRLILGAGISMSSGIPDP